ATTGATATTatttcatattatttattttcatgtttgTTCTCACAATCACATCAATTGAATCCATTAATCATTGGTTATAtcttaatttttccaaattcagGTGGAcgacgaattaaaaaaaataaaaccaaaGGATCCCAAACTGATGACAGCGAGACAACGTGCAATGTTCGAGAGAAAAACGGACGCAGAGCCAAATCCAGGAGTTGAGCAGTTGATGTCCCTTCCCACTGGGTACAAGGAAAAAGTTATGACAGCTGAGGCCATTCAAAAGGCCGCTCTCAAGTCGTTAAAACGAAAGCAACTGGCTGACgagaaaagagagaaagataAAGTGAGAATTGTCGATAAATTAACCAACTTTTATTCACTTGTCATCTCCATTTTGGGCTTTTATCTTTAATTAACCCAATGATGctaataatgaataataattattcctcaataattaattattaacgattaaaaattaattgatgaattaattgttattttgtGTGTTTATTTTGGAtctatttttgccaaatattcacagaatattttttctctttttccaaaataaaaacacCAAATGGAGATGACAAGGGaatgatgaaattaattaattgtaattgatgaatctttttttattattcatgattaTTACTATGATTTGTAGAAAAAAACGATGGAGAGGCTGTTGAAAAAGCAAGAGTCTAAAGCCTCAAAGATCACAGGAAAGGGAAAGGCGTCGAAGAGACAAGTACCTCTGGTTACTTATCGGCTGACACTCGAGGGGAGCTCCATATCGTATCCTCCTGGGGAAGAGTTCCCCCTCAGACCGTCGAAAATGTAAGTAAAGTCAGGTTTGATAGAGTTGAGgagcaaatttattttttatgggacTTATGAAAGAGTTCTAGAGGAATTAAGAATATGAGTTTGAAGAGTTTTAGTCCTAAAATGGTTTAGTTAGCCttttatatgtttttttatttgatgaaaGGCATTTGAAGTAGGTTTTTAATagttaaataatttgtttggcagaaaaaaatgattatttattgatttacaaATATGACAACGATAAAAGAGAATTTTAGAAGGATTTTCATTGGTTTTTAGGCcctaaaaaatactaaaattcTTTGCAGTTCCACATTTTTAGTGTTAACCCTCGTAAAAGTTGTAGGTAGAGTCGAGGCCTTTGAAAaacttataaaataaatttttttaggaaaaaaaCGCCCGAAGTCCCTTTATGTGCAGTTCAACAATGCAGAAACCCCAAAAAGTACTCCTGCTCCAAGACGGGTATCTCCCTGTGCAGTCTCCAGTGTTACAAAGCCAATCTAGCTGGAATCATGACCTGAAATGtttgtacaaaattaaaattaaaaaacttccAATTACCTATTTAATTATCCTCTCCAAAACAATTAACAGTAAGTGTTAAATAAAGATTTTTATGTGCTCACGAATTTGGGTCAATTACCTCAATAACAATCAACTTTACGAGAAAAtgtgaagaaataatttttatgagaaatttcATCCGCTATAAAAAAGCTCTCAACACATTTTCAAGTATCGTAGATGATTTCTGagataattgagaaaataataGAAGGGTTTGATAAATTTCCGAAGCGAAGCAAAATCGCTGAATTTTAATCTTcttgttttattaattatctcagtAATGGTTAGtttctcgagaaaaagtcaCTAGACATTGTACTTGAAGCATTTCCTCCCCTTCAAAAATGCTCTACTGTCATTTTCTCGTCAACTTAACGGTTCTTCAGATAAACGCCGAAAACCCACGGGAGTTTTCATCATCAACCGatttgacaaaaaatgaaaaaaacattcttctgtgttaaaaatccattttcaacgaaaaaaatcgttcgTAATTGTTCAGTTGTTGGATATATTCTCTCAACCGAATATCCTCCACACACTCACATCGAATTAACGGTAAAGGTATGGGGGATTGATGTGGTCCAGCGTCCGTGACCGGTTTTATTTACCAGTGATAGCAAGACGATTCACCTACACTGTGAATTCTTTACGTAAAGACGATGGGCCCCCAGTATACTACCACCTTTCATTCGACTTTTGCCTCTCATCCAGCTATCACGTCAACAACAATTCCCTGTTCtgtaaaaatcaatcaatttgttGACAAATTAATTCGATTATTCGATAATAAAAGCAACGAATCATGAGATAATCGTCATTATGAACTTTAAGTATTCAGTGaatgtgattttattttctatcgtTATTATTCATCCGATTGTTTATTGTaagtatcaatttttcaattaatttattaatttaaaaaaaatttatcgactGGAAAACAAATGTCATTCACTTGAATTTCTAATTGATATTTTCTTTACTTTTCTGAGAGGTCTTGAATCAATCAGctgattaaatttaattcatttaattacaaaACAATCAATGCAATAATCCAAtgctaaataaataataaatgtaaaaataatgtatcgactgaaaaaaatttgttcttcaatcaattcttcaattgaaaaatttgttcttcatttaattaattaattagttgtgattgattggaaaattttttactctTTCTTGACAGGCCTCGAGTCTTCTGATGATTGTCGAGGAAATTGTGTCAGCGGAGTGCctccaaaaaaatgtttatacaatttttatgTGACTGATAACATCAGGAAAAATGTGTAAgtgttttaaaaatatttaaatatacttttcaaagataaaaataatgttcttcGGTTTTCTTTGATCGTTTGGAGTTTAAGGTAATTGTTGATGGTGTTGAGGGGATTTGTGGGTATTATGGGACGTTCGTGGTGATGAGGTTGAGGTGATGAAGTACTGAAGGATCATCAGCCCAGTCATCATGGGTTTTATGGCGTGGAGAAGAGTTAAGAGGCACTTTTAGCAATCCCCGCCTGTGGGTAACGGTAAAAACCAAGGAGATCAATTTGTTGGTTGTTTATAAATGCTTTTATGGGGGACGGGCTGGGTTGATGAAGACACGTGTTGATTTATTTGTTCGGcggtttttttggaaattgtgCTGGGTATTCTTGAGGGGATAAGggagaagagaaatttttaattattattggggTCGAGGGGGGGAGGTGGGAGAGAATTTCATGGGGCGGTTTGAAAGGAAAATTGATCAGCTACTAAAACGATCTTGTGATATTCTTTGATTGGACTGATAGTTTCTGTGATAATTGAAGGTATGTCAAAGAGGAACTGATTACTTTGGAGAGTAAACCATCAAATTCTTACtttcatcattttattattttgctaATTATCTCGCTGAATTTCGACTTTAGCAAAAAAAgttataaaatcatttctgtctaaaattttcttatctacaaaaaaggttcagtGACATTTGTAACTATCGTCGATAGTTTGtgagataattgaaaaaagtgCACAGACGTTTTACTGGATTTGAGGAACAAACCGATGAATCCTGATCTTTCAATTTCCAAGAAaacaatgattaattaattaattaattgttcatgTTGTCGCAACTGATCAATATTAAATAAACGAGTGAGTTCATAAGAATTTTGCTGCTGACAATAaacgaataaaatttattttccacgaGAAATATGGAAATCATGCATGAACAAGTTCTAGttacaatttctcttcgtacAGTGGAATTTTTACTCACGTAATCCCGGAATTCAGTCGTTACGAGTgtaataatgatgatgatttcAGTGTGTGCAATGGGGAGGATTATCACTGTGATTATGAGTTGAGCCCCAGGTTTCTGATCAACGGAAAGAGTCCTGGACCTGCGATCGAGGTAAAGTGCATTGGAAAATGGACCTTCACCGACAAATATCTCCCCCAATAATCGATTTAGAAGGAAAAGTGATAATAACCTTTACCTtcagattttaattttcaacaatataTTCCcctaacttttttttctaattctctTAGTTCTCAAGATATTCGCAGAATTCGAAGGGGAGACCCGTTTGTTTTCTATGTTTTACTTcaacttcattttatttctcttgaatattttaatgactaatgagaattaattaattatttagaacGATTGGGTAGTGATTACGCAATCATTGGCACTGATTTCAGGTGTGTCTTGGAGACACGGTAGAAGTAATTGTCCACAACAAGCTGAAGGCTCAGGAACTGTCGTTCCATTGGAACGGAATTCACCAGGAGTTATCTGTGCACATGGATGGTGTTCCCATGGTCACTCAGTGTCCCATATTACCTTTCTCGAGCTTCCGATATCACCTGAAGCCTTCGAGGCCCGGCACATTCTTTTATCACGCACATTCAGGTATCAAATCCAATTAAACCGGTCAAATAACGCAATTTGTAAAGTAGCTTTATGATTAATGAAGGGTTTATTTCGGAAATCGCTGGGTTTATCGGAAAATGTAaagaaaccttttttgtagagtagACGATTCTCTCCAAAAGTGCTCCACGATATTTTTTCGTAGAACCAATAGCCGCGGAGATAtttgacaaaataaaaaatttaaaaatttgataatttgGTGTTTTGCcatcaaaataaatgaaagctcGTTCTCTTTTCCTCAATTATCTCTGGAACCATCAGTGCTaccaaaaaatatgataacATCTTCTTTGTAGCTGAAGAAATTgccaacaaaaaataattggaccatttttttcataaaatcaaaaatttccctccaTTTTCTCTTAGAACAaggaaattaatcaaatttccATTCACTTAAAAACGCAAACCAAACTTCACCAAGAATTTCATTAGTTCTTCAGCAGGGAGATGGTCTCTTCGGGTCACTGACTGTCCGAGAACCTGGGGAGGACGTGACCCTCGAGAAAATTCTCATGATATCGTCGAGGCCGTCGAGATCGTTCACTTCAATCGATGTTGCGCCCCCTGAGGCGGTCGAGCTACTCGTAAATGGAAAAGTAATGAGTCCCAATGGCTCATAAGCttaaacataataataattaatgatatatcGTTCATCAGAAGCTCAAAGAGATGGCAGAATtattttctggattttttcagAGGGAGGAGAACGTCCGAGTCGAGCAAAATCAAAGGTATCACTTCCGCATAATCAACGCAAATGCTTTAAACTGTCCAATTTCGTTCTCTGTGGCTGATCACGACCTCAAGATAACTAGTGCGGACAGCAATGCAGTCGCTCACATCGTTGGAAAGCGGTTGATATTGTTCCCAGGTGAGAGATAGCCATCGTAATCacttcaatcgatttttttatcatccgaACCAATGGGAAACTTTATTTCTCCCGATTGTATCTTCTGAACGAAGAGATTTAGAGGAAAATCGCACGAGAAAGTTTTGTAGGAAATTCAATTTGATACAGAAAAGGTTTTTATGGGTCTTTTTGTTAGAACGAGttgtttttgagatttttctaCTTGAAGATATTTGGATTTTATTCAATGTAGTCCGAAAATCCCCAATATTTCTTTTGGTCCTTTGGATCTTCTAGGATAAAGGTCCTAGCCAAAAATGCCTG
The window above is part of the Diachasmimorpha longicaudata isolate KC_UGA_2023 chromosome 9, iyDiaLong2, whole genome shotgun sequence genome. Proteins encoded here:
- the LOC135165990 gene encoding INO80 complex subunit B codes for the protein MATSAGETEEFEGFLGFSETGGQKRHKKHKHKKHKKKKLAVDEEGVIDQSRVKKKTFKVRVTGDSEKLPEKNREKLPKGPSTPLAGPSASSLPKVVKKKVPKGGKPRDSGTSSEEERWLDAIESGKLEEVDDELKKIKPKDPKLMTARQRAMFERKTDAEPNPGVEQLMSLPTGYKEKVMTAEAIQKAALKSLKRKQLADEKREKDKKKTMERLLKKQESKASKITGKGKASKRQVPLVTYRLTLEGSSISYPPGEEFPLRPSKMKKTPEVPLCAVQQCRNPKKYSCSKTGISLCSLQCYKANLAGIMT